GATTTCTGGCTGAAAGCAAGGGTTGATTTCAGACGATCTGTGGAAACGGGGTCTTCTTTCTGTATATATTGCTTCTTTCGCCAGAGCTTTGAATGACAGTGCGTTGCACTCACTGACTTCCTTGAGAAGGCTTGCAAGTATTCTAAGACCAATTCTCCTAGGATCTGACCTGGGTGAGGTGAAATTCCATGCCCCATATCAACAAAACAGACTAGACTCCGAAATTACGGCgatctccctcttcccccctccacATACAGCCCAGGAGCGGCTGCTCTTGACATCACCTTCCAGGTGCGCCAAATGATCGGAACtgcttttgttgctgttttatgtAACCATGCCTCACAAGCCTGTGACCCTCTAGTCGGGATTAGACCAGGCGCTGGCGCCGTCTTCTCCTTCCCGTCTCTGGACTCCATTTGGTCTTTCTCTGGTCTTCTCACGCCAGAAAGACCTTTCCCCTTAGCCTAAATTTTACGCCCTGGGGGAATCCACAAACGGAGGGAGAAGCGAAAACGGCTGCGGCATCCGGACGCCTCACGTTGGATGGATCTGTATTCTCCCAAGGACTATGGccgggagatttttttttttaaactaagagtCCACTTGCCATTAGAGGGAGCCGTGCAGCGGGCAGAAGGACGGATAGGAAATTAGCAGAGAAGAAATGACGCAATGCGGAGGGGGCGGGCTTTCCGCCTCTCGCCTTCTGTTCTCAATCTGGTCCGGTGCTCTGGTATATTAGGGGGTAAAGCCGCCCTACTCTCACCGAAGGTTGTGTCTCCAGCTTGTTTTTCGCTATGTCGGGGAGAGGAAAGGGTGGCAAAGGCTTGGGCAAGGGGGGTGCCAAGCGCCACCGCAAAGTTTTGAGGGACAACATCCAAGGCATCACCAAGCCGGCAATTCGGCGCCTTGCCCGGCGTGGAGGAGTCAAGCGGATCTCCGGCCTCATCTACGAGGAGACCCGGGGCGTGCTGAAGGTTTTCCTGGAAAACGTTATTCGGGATGCAGTCACCTACACTGAGCACGCTAAGCGCAAGACGGTCACGGCTATGGACGTAGTGTATGCCCTGAAGCGACAGGGACGCACCCTGTATGGTTTCGGAGGCTAAGCTGCCGCTTCATTTCTGCATCCATCCTGCCAACGGCCCTTTTTAGGGCCAACCATCTGGTCTTCGGAAGAGCTGGGCACTCGGGTAGAACCTTGGTAACTTTGTTTTGGGGAGTTGGGCTAGAGTCGGGTTTTGGGAAGTTCGTGAGAGGTAGGCATTCCTAAAGTGTTGACAGCCCTGAAAACCcaagtcatggggcgcctgggtggctcagtcggttgggcggccgacttcggctcagatcatgatctcgcggtctgtgagttcgagccccgcatcgagccctgtgctgacagctcggagcctggaccctgtttcaggttctgtgtctctttctctctctgcccctcccccgttcatgctctgtctctctttgtctcaaaaatgaataaacgttaaaaaaaattaaaaaacccaagtCGTTCACTAAAAACTGCCTTTTGTGTGCTTGCTCCgttttttgattcattttaaaaggTCTTGTACTCCAGATCTAAGCaatgtttctgtttgcttttgggTGCGCTGTATTGTGATCGGTGGGCTGGGCTGCGGAAGGTAAGAACTAGCTATCTAGCTCACGACATTTGCTTCGGAGAAGTGGGAGAGCGGGCAGCCCAATGGTTTGCAATCTAGAGGTGTCCTTTGGGCCCCCAGGTTGGTGTTGAGTCTCAATTCTCTATTTTGGGTTTTACTTCCTACCTCTACAAGAGGGTGTGGGCTAGATGGCTGAAGGGCCCTCTTCGCAATGGACGATGTTTTGTAGTCTGAATTTTCACTTCAAAAGGTGCAAGAGCACTTAAAATCAAGAGAAATCCAGGTTATTAGAACAGATGAGATCACTACTGCAGTTTCTAAAAGCAAGTTTGGCGTGTTATCTGCTGAGGgtacttttttttcaatgctaTATTCAAGGGACAGTTTGAGTCAAGGATGGGGGAAGACAACTGTCTTTCAGTGAAAACATTGCAAAAATACAGATGTCAGCTTCTACAAAAGCTGATCAAACTATAACATCATGGAAGCAAGTCTTCAAGAAACAGTTAATTCAGGTGTGTCTTtttcttgttagaaatgcaaaatcttggATCCACCCCAGATCTATTCAGTGAAAAATTCTAGGGGGTAAGATCTagcaatttgtgttttaacaaatCCTTCAGGTGAGTATGATACtcagtttgagaaccattggtctACATAACATAGTTTCTTTAAATGAAACTAAAGTATTTAAATCTGAGTAGATATGGCCCTAATTAAATTGTTTCCCAAAAtttacattttgctttctttgaaggggaaaagaaaaacactaggTGAATGAGCCTAGCAAATTTTCTGTAGTACAAAATATTAcaggaggaaaaaagtaaaacagctTATTTCTTCAAAGCATTTGAGGCAAACATAGAAGATATATGAACGAAAACTAGTCAGCTTGTTTTCCTAATTATCGGTTTgcgggttttttttggtttttttttttaaatacaaatcaacgtttatttatttttgggacagagagagacagagcatgaacgggggaggggcagagagagggagacacagaatcggaaacaggctccaggctctgagccatcagcccagagcccaacgtggggctcgaactcacggaccgcgagatcgtgacctggctgaagtcggacgcttaaccgactgcgccacccaggcgcccctattggttTGCGTTTTTAACACTGAATTTTGTAGCCAAtggatgtttttttcttaagtttttctaAGATATACTTTACCTGTTAACTACGCACCTTCTTTACAGTGATTTTAATAGTGATCCTTGTTCCCATTTTATCTTTCACTAAATACATAAGTAGAGCATGTGTGGTAAACATAGATATAGGAATGAGTAGAAGGACCTAATACACACCATGTTGAATATTCATGAGGTACATGAGGTACCCAGTATTCAAACCTTAAATCAGCCATCTGTTGGTAATCCTGATATGGCCCAATGTGTCCTctgcatgcatacacacagagaaaTCCATAGCTATTCTGCAGGTTATTGGTGAATCACAACTATGGCCAGGCATACTTGCCCCTTATCTCACTGATCTTGGGAGCATAAATTAGCTTCAGGCACCTTCCATCTGGTAAGCCTCCTTGCCCATCCTCAGGTGTCAACCTTTTAAGTGTAGCCCCAGTACAGAAGGCTGGTGCTGCAGACAGAGGCACGACAGAAGATTGTGTAAGTCCAGGGTTGGACGCCAAGTGGTGTTTCCGCCATCACTGCACCCTCTTCTAAGCGTTTTAACCTCCTCCATcactttccccctccttcttGTTTTATCTGTTAGTTTCAATTGTCTGTGTGGTTTGATATATTTGTCTTCATTTGGCCTATGAGGCTTTCTGTTCAGTGACCTCTGGGATTGCTTGTCTGGTAGTAGAGTAGGAAGCCATGATTATGGCAAAGTAATTTCTTACCACAACTATATTACGGAAAAGGGCTGATTGGAGGCAGATTGGAAAcaaggggggtgggaggagacacAACCGTGGGGTTGGGACCATCCAGGTACCCTCCAGGGCAGGTGGTAACCTGACTCTAGCGAGCATATCCATCCAGTTCCTGCAACAAGGCAGCCTTTACAGTGAGACAGTATCCTGGCTGAGTAATGGCAGCCACTGAGCTCATCTGTCTCCACGCTCTTCCCCAACTTCTTGGCCATAGTTTGGCTTTTGGTATAGGTTTGCCTGCAGGGAGCTAAGGAACGAATCATGTTTCTTGTTGGAGATTAAGAGCATGATTTCCAGAGCCAGACAATTCAGGGTAGGATCTGAACTTCACCATTTACTAACAGTGAAACCGTGGGAAATCCCTTAATCTCTgaagctcattttctttctcgGCAGCatttaagaggaaaagaacacCTACTGTGTGAGGGTTTTATGTGGATAAcatgtattcatatttataaagCAGCACTTTGACTCAATAAATGCTACtacctattaataattattattagggTTTATGCATTTATCCCTTGAGAGTCTTGTCAGTGGGATCTAGGTCCTCAGAGCCCACCTACCCAGgctaacaagaaaatgaaatttctgaGCCTACAGAGCCAAGGACCCACCTGGAATGGGGTGAGAAAGGGCCGAGGAGGACATCCTGTTGACATCCTTCATTTTCCACTGCTTCACAATGCAATAAGACCAAATATAGTAATAACATCTCAAACATTAGACACAAAAACAAAGTagcaaagaaagagcagaaaggaaaaagattctcaacgaaagaaacagaaacccaaAATCAAAACCTGGCCGAGGAAAACTTACTCATAAGCTCACAGTTTAGCCCTGGTGGGCTGGAGAGGACCTGCtactttaagaaagaaagtttGCAAGATCAGGAAGCATCTAACTTTGTTCTCATCCTGATGTTTGAGAGGGATTATGAGAGTCAGACCCAAATAACAACCTGGCCAAATTTAAGTTTGCTGATGTCCGAAGCTGGTTGTACCAAAACTTTTGGAAGACAATTTAGCAATAGCCATcaaaattactgaaaaatgtACCCCCAAGTTATATGCACAAGGATAATAAATTGCAGTTGTGTTTCTGGTggtaaaaatctggaaaacaccTAAATATCCATTAACATAAGTctgagtaaataaattaaaaagcatccattaaatgggggcacctgggtggctcagtcggttaagtgacccttgatttccactcaggtcatgatctcacggtttatgggatcgagcccctcatcagtgcggagcctacttgggatattctctctcgctcactttctgcccctctcccctgctggtgctctctctaaaaaaaaataaatacacttaaagaaaCATCCATTAAATGAAAAACTGTGCATCCTTTAATAAAAATGAGGCAGATTGATacagaagtatatatatatatatatatataatatagaaagaaagagagagattaattgggacaaagaccaaatatatattttttattatacatcACAATACCACAGCTAAGCATACCCTAAAGAGCTGACTCTTGGAGAACCTTGAGACCAGGCAGAGATTAGACCCAATGGAATAAAGCTTGCAGATCTGTGTTGATTCTGAGCAAGTTGAGGGTGAACTCTTGGGTGCAAGCTGGATTGCAGGGAGCAGAGAATGAGAAACTGaaaccagttaggaggctgttgtAAGCTATGGAGACACTGGCCAAGAATGGTGGCAGCAGGACTGGGGAAGATCGGAAAAAGAGATGGTGAGAACAAGGGGCACAGAAGCCCCTGGTTCCCTTAAATTTGAAGTGGGCATTTGGGTTAAATTGAGATACTTCTGTttgatttgaattaaaaaaactttttttttaatgtttatttatttttgaaggagagaaagacagagtgtgagtgggggaggagcagagaatgggagacacacaatccgaaacaggctccaggctccgagctgtccacacagagcccgacgcgggactcgaactaatgagtcttgagatcatgacctgagatgaagtcagatgcttaaccgactgagccacccaggcgcccctgatttgaatttttaaataaaagaatgcataATAGTTCCCAtctattgaatacctactatgtaccatTTCAAATCTTCAGAACAACCCCACAAAGTCaataatacctttatttttcaaagcaagAAACTGATGTTTAAGCTGCTTGAATAACTTGGCATTCTCTGATACATCCTGGTGCTCCTGAATCttactaaaatatttgtttaaaattttcaaatcgCAAATAATAGGATCTTTGAATACATTTGCCATATTCATTTAATGAAACCATTCCATGTGGATGATGGAAAGGACCTCATCTGGTCTaattttctcattatatttttcCTCTGGTTTCGAGACAAAACTTTATGCCAGCTTCCATTTCCTACCAGATCCCTCATTGGTATAGATGTTCCTAAGAGGCCTGTCCTTCGGGCCAGCTCTTTGGAAGCTCTTCCCAGGAACTCCCAAGTGTTTCTCTAGCTCCTAAGGGCAGATGAGAGAATCCAGCTGGGTCTCTAGACCTACCTCCAGATCTACATTCCCAGCTGCCTGAAGGACACAGCCACTTGCCACTGCCTGGTGACAGCTCTGACCCAGCGTGGCTTGACGTGAACCCCTCagcagcacccccccacccctgcccccggctGCCTGTTCCTGTGAAGATGGCAGGGTCCTCCAATAGTCACTCAGGCAGGACGGTCTCGAGATATCTTTGATTACTTTTTGCCACAACAACCTCCTTCTGTCCGTTCCCCCATCCAGGCCCAGGCAATCTTCTacattcaaaaatatcaaaactttCCCTCCCTTGTTCTCTTTTATCCTCATTTCCTGAACATCCCTTCACTCCACAGAGAAAACTActgtttaaagtttctttttgtttctatgtatgactgcaaaatatattaatgtattttttaaagtttatttattaacttgggaggtgggaggggcagagaaagagggagagagaattccaagcaggcatcTGCATTGTCAACGCAGAGCTCGaattcacaaatcatgagatcctgacctgagaggaaatcaagagtcagctgcttaaccaatggagccacccaggtgcccctaatgtatttttaatttacataaatagtattgttttaagtcaaattccatttatttttattattttttaaatgtttcatttatttttgaaagacacagcatgcatgggggaggggcagagagagagggagacacagaatccaaagcaggctccaggctctgagctgtcagcacagagcccaacacagggcttgaaccattgaaccatgagccaaagtcggacgcttaaccgactgagccactcaggcaccccataaatcaAATTCCATGTATTATCTTATTTCCCTTAGAACTATGTTTTTAAGAtctgtcccttttccttttttaattagagaaagagagagtgtgtgagcaggggagaggagcagagggacagagaaagaatctaaagcagactccacactgagtgtggagcccgatgcaagaCTCTGTCTCACAATGcagggatcatgatctgagccaaaatcgagagttggacactcaaccaactgagccccaaaGATCTGTCCTTCCTATGTGTCCTTCCTATGTGCGTCCTCCTGCTGCAGTCCTCCATGGAGCGAATCCACCGCACTTTCTCCATCCACTCTCCCAGTACTAACGCCCATATTGTTTCTAACGTCCCATCATCCTTGTCATGTGCCCTCATAGACCTGTGtgagatttttcaaataaatatccaGAAACAGAATTGTTGGTTTCTAGCATGTGTGTCCTTAATTGGCCTAAGAAACACCAGGCTGCTTTTCAGAATGGCTGCCCTCATCTGTCCGTACCCCACCGGCAGGGCACCGACCATCTAGGCCCTCCATCCTTGCTAAGCCTTGGCGTTATCCAATTTTCCAATATTTCCCAGAGTATCCAGAGTAGAGTGACATCTCCTATtgctttaatttgcttttctcttatcACTAATATTTCTGAGCATCTCTACATATGTATGTTAAATGTTTTGCTTCCTCTTTTGTAAGCCTTTCTCCTACACTGTTTACAGAATAAAATCTGCACCTCCCCCCCACTTTGGCATGCTGACTCCCCAAAAAGACTCCCATTAAGCTGGCCTCAAAGTCCCCACCACTGAAAAGTCATTTCCCATTCCTGGCCTTGGCCCCACCCCGTGGACCAGCCACCATGCACAGTTCTCCCTATTTCTGCTTCCCCTGCCTGGGTTAGACTCCCTACCTCAGCCTGAGTTCTCctacaggaagccttccctgataccCGCGGTTAGAAGTGACCTTTCCTTCTGAACTTCCGGAGAACTCCTCTGCACCTTTTCTGCCACCTACCAGAGCATGCCTTCCATTCTAGTGCATGTACTCTTATGCGGTCTGAAGAATGGATTCCCATTTCTGTAAGCGCATACACATGCTTCCAGGTCTGAGAGGTGCTGGGACTCCTGCTCAACAAAAGAACAATTTTTTCATCTGAGTGGGGATTTTACTTTGTTCTTCGTAATTTTCTCTATCGCAAGTGGTTTTCAGTTGCAGGTTATAACCCATTAGCAGGTGGTAAAGTCAATTTAGAAAATGGGaaccagtggggcacctgggtggctcagtcggttaagtgtctgacttcagctccagtcatgatctcatggtttgtgagtttgagccccacattgggctctgtgctgacagcccagagcctggaacttgctttagattctgtgtctccctctctctctgccccttccctgctcacactccgtctctctctgtctctcaacaataaataaatgttaaaaaaaaaaattaaaaaagaaaatgggagccagtatcttttattaatgaagaaaaataagattgaaaATATCAGGGTGCATCCCGTGGTGGGGGGAAATCCTTTTGTACAactggttttgatttttagatgAGTGTGAATATGCAGTAGGTAGTATTGTAAAATTGTATCTTACTGTGGCTTGAAGTCAGCAGAAATCAGAGCCACTGATACAGTGATATTGTATCTCTCTGTATGTAATTATCGCAGGTAttgcttttttcttctgaagAATTGAATCtactacaaaaagaaaagcaaaatacaagACTCAGGTTCAAGGCTATTTTCTGGCTGGGTGACCCACATTCCCAGGTGTGTTTCCTTCACCAGGTTATGTTTCATCAACTATTCAacaggaactaaaaaaaaaaaaatcccttcctgcctcccagcGTTATTGTGAAATGGAATGAGAGGAGAGGTGAGTGAAACATGAGCTATCAGCCATCTAGGAACCTGGATATTATTACTGCCTGGGCCACACAGTCTAGAAGCTCgtcatgtatttaaaattattcatcaattttatgttttatgacaTGGTTGTAACTTGGACTTACATCAATTCACATTAATGTCACTAATATTTACATTGTCAATGTTAATGATATCATTAATACTGATTAATGACCACATGTAAGGCTCTGTCCCAAGCATTTTGTATGAACTGTACGGTCTCTTTTCATCCTTGTAACATTCCTGAAGTGGGTACAATTATGATCCTgctttacacatgaggaaatggagatCCCAATCTTTTCTCTCTGGAGACTTTCCCTGGTTAGGGGTAGGAGTCCTGGTCCTACCACAAAGGCCTCAGGCCTCTGCCCCAGTTGGTAGCAGCAAGGACCTTGGACTTCATTTTCTATCCCTCCTCTGccatccttcctcctctgcccactTCTGCTATGTACACTTTACTCTCTCTGCACTGATCACCCCCATTCTCCTATCACATCTCAAACAAATCCTATCAGCAGGGCTGAATCTGATGTCTTGGGGAAATAAAGACAGACATTCTGCTCCAGATCATCTGCTTTGAGGAACAGATTATGGGAGTATCTCAGTGAACTCTTCTCAGTTACTATCATAGGAGCAGTTTTTCCAGACGCCCTGCCCGTGGGCGGTTTCCTGCTCCCATTTTCCAGGACACCCCCCGCAAGGACCCTGGAGGTTCTTTGCGGAGGTCCAGTTCAGACCTGCTCTTGATCTGTGACTGCAAGGACCTTAAAAGCTAGAGCCTCTTGTTCCCAATTCTCTCATATAAGGCAAGAGTCAAAGGGCAGATGAAGCAGGCCCCTCGCCAAGCGTTGCCTGACCACGTGTGGCACGCCAGGCACTGCGTGGGTGCTAATGCCACAGGgaccaaagagagagaaaacaagatgaTCTTCCCCCTGAGGAATGCTGCTGGCCTCATGTTGAGGGTACAGTATAGGAAGGGGTGTAAGGAAGGGGTGtaagagggagaggcaaagacgAGGGCCCAAAGAGGTGAGGacgaggaagagaagggggaggggaggctacATAAGGCTGGGTCTTGAAGAACGAGTGGGGGTTCTTTGGGGCTACAAAAAGGGGGAGGACAGAAAAATTCTAGACAGAAGAAATGGAATGTGTGAAGACATCGTATACTTGGGGACTGCAGATGTTctatggggctagaacccacttGTTTGGCTGGCGG
This Lynx canadensis isolate LIC74 chromosome C1, mLynCan4.pri.v2, whole genome shotgun sequence DNA region includes the following protein-coding sequences:
- the LOC115522100 gene encoding histone H4, giving the protein MSGRGKGGKGLGKGGAKRHRKVLRDNIQGITKPAIRRLARRGGVKRISGLIYEETRGVLKVFLENVIRDAVTYTEHAKRKTVTAMDVVYALKRQGRTLYGFGG